Genomic DNA from Perognathus longimembris pacificus isolate PPM17 chromosome 6, ASM2315922v1, whole genome shotgun sequence:
GCCTGGCCTCCCAGTCTGCATCTTTCTCCTGCCTTTATATCAGACCTCGTCAGCAGCCACTGCTAACCTGGCCCTGTGCCCCCTCACTTGTTTCTAGGACAAAGTCAGGCAGAGTCTTGAGCAGCaacagaagcaacagcagaagCAAGAGAAAGCCAAGCCCACAGGTGCCCGGCCATCTGCACTGGACAGATTTGTGCGCTGAGCCAGGCTCCAGGGTGGCCCGGGAACAACGGCTTCCTAAGATCACCTGCGGGGAAGTAACGATTTCCTGGAATGAGGGGACATGTGTCCCTTTTCCCAACTGTGTGGACAACTGGCTCCTTCAGTGGGTTGGTATTAAAGAAAACAAGGTTGTCTTTTTTTGTAATATGCCTCAAATGCCCTGTGAACTTGTACTACCCTTTGCCAGCATAGGACTATTCTAGGTCCAAAGGGGCCTGTGTCCTGCCTCCATTTCCCTGCCTCATTTACGTTGCTGCTTTGACCTGGTCAGGGCCTCCCCTCCGGAGTATGTGTTTTCTCTGCTCTGTCCCTGGGAGTGCCCTTCCTAACCAGCAGGGTTGGCCCctcagttttctacatatgtcttGGGGGTTCTGGTGAGGACACATGGCACTTGAAAGGGTGAAGAAACAAGTTTTATTGGGGACACATGCCCCTCTTTTTCCCTGGCTTGAGGTAATAGAACCACCCCAGAATTTTTATTGTATATCTGGTGGTCATCTTTGGTGCTGGCAAGCCAAACTCATAGCGCCTGTCTGGAAACGGACTCAAGTCTGTTATGAGGAAGTTGATCAGCTTCAGCTAACCAGAGCCCTTAGGGCCTGGGACAGGTCTTGGTGCTGGCTGGCCTGGTGTCTTCTTACTCCTCTGGCAGCCCCAGGCACTGTCAGCTATGAAGCCAGGCTATGAACCGACACCGCAAAATGCCCAGGAATCCCTGAAGCCAGGAGCAAAAAGGTGCAGTTCTTTCCTTGTGCAATCCGTGCACCAGCTTCCAGGCTTCCTGCATCTTCCAGGGATCCAACTTGTGGGAGGTCAGCAGGAATTTCCCATAGCAGCACCGATCCAAGGGGTAGTGGGTGGCGCCAGCCAGCTTGACCGAGTGGGTTGGGGTCAGGCCTCCTCGGCGTGCACTTACCCCCACAAACACATCCTCTAGTGGCAGGGGTGGTGCTCCACTAGCCACCTTGAGTATGAGCTGCACAGCAGAAGCCGACAGCACGTACCCGGTGCCCGAGGCATAGGGTGGAAAAGGACCCCAGGTGTCAGGCCACTGCTCCTCCGACACTCTGTGCCGGCCCCCGGGGGTCCGAGAGGGGCTAGCCCTCCAGTGCACTCGGCCCAGGTACAGGAGAGGCACTTTCTCGCTCGAGTCCTGGCCTTCCTGCTGCTCCTTTTTGTGGGGCTCCAGGCCTCTGTCCCGCCTCTCCGGAGGGCCCCCTCGCAGAATCAGTTCAGACACCAGCTCAGGGACGTTGACGTACACATCATCGTCCGTCTTGAGGACGTAGCGGGCCGCGGGGCAGTGTTTGGCTGCCCAGTTCAGCCCGCTGAGGGTTTTGAGGGTGAGGTTGCGGTAGGAGTCCTGGAAAGCAGCCTGCAGGATGTCCCTCTTTGCCTCCGACTCGCGGGCCAAGTCGCTCCCTTGCTGCGGGTCGGGTTCCCCCAGCAGGAAGAGCGTCTGAACCCGGAGGCCGCGCGCCTCCTGCAGCCCGCCCCACGAGGCCCGAATGGCATTCCTCTGGTTCACATTCCCTGGAGCCGAGCACACTAAAATCAGCAAGAAAGGTGGGGCGCCGGGAACCTGGCACACTTCCTGGTTGGGGATCAGAAGGCGAGGCAGGTCCAAGGGCGGTCCTGGCGAGGCGGGGGCTGGGAGGAAAGATGCTAGTGAGAGGCTTAGCAGCTCCTCCCCAACCCCGGAGGGCCCGAAGAGCGCCCACAACATCACCAGCAGCAGGGAGGCCAGCAGCAGGCGGCGGAAGAGGCTGAGGGGCATGGCGAAGTCTGTCTGGAAGGAGGGAGCAGTTAGAGGGCGGAGGCCGGCTCCATGCTGCCGTATCCCGATATCCAGGAATCCCGGCGGAATGAGGATGGGTGGCCGGGGACACGGGGCGCTCGTGTCCAGATGCCAGGCGCGGCCGGGGCCGCCTGGACGGTTGCCTGGTAACGAGCGGGATCCCACCAAGCTGCTCCCGGACTGAtgcctggccccgcccactcccATCATCCCTTGTTCCGGAAGTGTCGCAGCCTGCAGCACAACCACCTTCCCGCTGTCACTTTAATCCAGAGGGAACCTGATATTTTCCCATGTGGGAGCCCCAATATTCTAGAAGCGGGACAATCCGCCCAAGCAGAAACTGGCTTTCCGAGCTGTGCAGCCCAGGCTACCTTCAAAGTGACTTACTCAATCTCCGCGGGCTCCAGCTGCTTGCGAGCTGCTGGAGCACCTTTTATAGGACAAGTTGTTTTTCAGACTGGGCGCcactggcttctgcctgtaatcctactcgaGGCTGGAATCAGGCAGGCCAGGTAGGTAAGTCTGAGACAAAGGTTTGCccaattagccacaaaagccaaaagtgtaacTGGTggaggaacacaaaagctcagggactgcatccAAGCCCCATAACCGGCGACCCCGCCCCCATCATCTAGGTGTGGGGGTGCTACAGAGGTGGGGTAGGAGTTGAAAAGCCAACAGGGGCAGTCTCCCCTATCTctgatgtggctgaagtggtgtaACATTTGCCCACCAAGAATAACACCCCACCATAAATTTTATGGAGCACAGGGCAGTGTTCTACTAAATGATTAACCACTAAGGGAAATTATTGGCCAACACTGTTCAGCATGTTCTCTATAAGCGtcaccagaggaaaaaaaaagcacaaagcaaGAAGCCATCAGTATATAAACTATTTATTAACAGAAAAGGCCTACAGactcatttcttcttggacacaCCCACAGTGCGACCACGGCGTCCAGTGGTCTTGGTGTGTTGGCCTCTGACTCGAAGGCTGCAGGTGAAAAGAGAATGATCAGGTTATGCACAGCACGAGGAATCCCTTTTGCTAAGTCTGGGGACAGGCCAGAGCTACCCCAACTCACCCCCAGAAGTGGCGCAGCCCTCTATGGGCTCGAATCTTCTTCAGCCGCTCCAGGTCTTCACGGAGCTTATTATCCAGACCATTGGCCAGAACCTAGATTTGGAGTTGAGGGGCATGTTGTTTTACTCCCTGACCTCCTCTAGACCCATTTCTAGTTAACTCCATTCCCCCCCAACATTTCAGTCACATACCTGGCTGTATTTTCCATCCTTTACATCCTTCTGTCTGTTCAAGAACCAGTCTGGAATCTTGTACTGGCGTGGATTCTGCATAATGGTGATCACACGTTCCACCTAGCAGAGGGGACAAACTAGATCTAGAGGTTTCTCTTTAGAGGTGGTTTCAATCCCTCTCCCAGCAGGAGTTCTTACCTCATCTTCTGTGAGTTCTCCAGCCCTCTTGGTGAGGTCAATGTCTGCTTTCCTCAACACTACATGAGCATATCTTCGCCCCACACCCTAAGATGAGAGATTatagaatctttttttaaaaaaacatattggTTTCCCTGAATGACCCCAATACACCAAGAGCCCACAAAGGCAGGACTGCAATAATCCAGCACTTTGTAGATTCCCAATATCCTATTACCCACCATTCCAAATAAGCGCCAAAGGAAAAAAGGTAATGGCTACGCGCTCCACAGCAGCAGGAAGCACTGTGCCAAATCTTTCTTGAGGGGGAAGGGAGCTTGCAAGTACCAGGGTTGAACTCACGGCCCTATGCTTGCTTTGCTATTCCCActtggtgatgtacagaggcgttagttacatatgtaaggtagtgagtacatttattgtcaaactttacctcctccctcatctttcttccacttcctcccccatagctttttgcttattttggagatgggagtcttggggactttactgcccatgctggcctcaagtGAGGCCATCCAAACCCCAACCACCTGAGCCGTCAGAAATTAGTGGTGGCCTGAGCCACTGTACCCTGGCTAAATTAGGGTCACAATTCTGCGGGCAACTTGACCATGTTTTCCATCAGCACAAAGAACCAGTGCCTGGAACCTAGGGAGCCAATTTCTCCCCTAGGTCAAACTAATGCTTAGGTCAGCCGCAAACACCAGCATTGCATCCCATGCTGTCCAAATTCAAACCCATCTGACTAAAGACAGTGAAAAGTCATGTACTGGGTCCAATAGTTACAGGATGGGACATACACTCCAGAGAAAGACAGCCACATATGATGCAGCTACAGACCAAGGAAAACCAACTGTTAAAGGTGACAATCAGATCAACAGGGGAGAGGATTTTCACTGCCTCCTGAAGGATGTGGTATGGTGCTGTTGACTTGGGACTGTCAACCTCTAGTGCTGAGGAAACAAGTTCCTTTAAAACAACTTTATTTGGCTTAAGTTTGTGACAACTTATATTTACATTCAAGCATGATCTGAGATTAATTTCAAACCCCAAATATTTCTAACCCATAAACAGCAGTAATCACCCCAACTGAGAGGAATGGGAGACTATAGCAGgctaggtgcagtggctcatgtccTAGCAACCCCAAGGACAGAGATTGTAGGGATCAGTTTGAGGGTAGCTAAGTATGTGCCTGGCATCCCTAAGCAGTACCAAGAGGCCAGGTTAgactgagtagaaaaaaaaatcctacctgaCAAATGCAAAAAGGGTTGGGAGATAGGATTCAAGTGGCAGTTATTGCCTAGAAACTGTGAGGTTCCCAGTCTAATCCCCTGAATTGCCCTCTTCCCCCAAACACCTTCTAGAAGTAACTGACCCCATATAAATctcttttctatccaattcttatCTTTTCCACTGGCTCCCATACAAATACTTAACAAAATACTAGCCAGCTTAACAGAGAAGAAATGTTCATTTTTGGGGGCTCCAGACATTAAGCAAGGCTCAGTACTCAAGGCACTAGGATCCCCAAGAGATGTACCACTATATACTGATTAAActgcttttctttgtatttttgggggggagggggaatggtggtggtattggggatcaaacccagggtgctGCATTtgctaggctagtgctttgccactaagctacatgccAACCCTTTTCCTATGTATTTTGAGCCATTATAGCTAcacaattccccccccccaccaccactcctgggctaggactcagggcctgagcactgtccctggcttctttttgctcaaggctagcactctgccacttgagccacagcaccacttctggccattttctatatatgtggtgctggggaatcgaacccagggcctcatgtataagaggcaagcactcttgccactaggccatattcccagccccagctacaCAATTTTAAAGAGGCAGAGGATCAGTGTAGCATAAGCACTCTTggtgggctccatgcagatgcccctgccTGTCTAGTCTCTGCCTTTACCTAGGTAAAATGGCATATAGAGGGAGCCACCTCTCCCAACTCCTGCCCTAGTATGGGCTGGTGatgggtcaccccttctcttcagccatctcagccacaggccagcagtttgggaataaacttttctgtcctgcTTGAATACTGCATGttgttctcctttatcagctacctactttagcACTAAATATTAGTATAAGAACAAATGACTGCTGTGCTTCTTGCAGTACAGAATTGGAAATAAGTAATCTTCTCAAACATATGGTCCCTCTTCCCCCAGTCTTCTGAGTGCTAGCATTATAGGAGTGTTGTCATACCTCACTAATAAGTCatccttttggggctgggaacatggcctagtggtagagtgcttgcctcatatacatgaagccctgagtttgattccccagcaccacatatacagaaaaagggggctaggaatatggcttagtggtagagtgcttgcctagcatgcatgaagccctgggttcgtttcctcagcacattaaacagaaagggctgaaactggtatggtggctcaagtggtagagtgctagccttgagcaaaaggaagccaggaacaatgctcaggccctgagttcaagccccaggactgagcaccccccccaccccaagccagaagtggcactgtggctcaagtggtagagtgctagctagcctagagcaaaaacaaaccagggacagtgctcaggccagagttcaagccccaagactggcaaaaaaacaaaacaaaacaaaacacccaaccCCAAAAACATAAGCAAGCCACCTTTATGTCTATTTGAGCATCCCCTCCAGCTAAAAAGGATTTTAGGTGTGTTCCCCCCACCTTTATAAAAATCTTGTAAGCTCCTCAAACACATGCCCAACACCATTCATCCTAAAACTGCACAACCACTTTCACAGTAGAAGCTTAGGGGTAAGTCTAGCCCTAACCCCTCTTGGAGTGCACAAACACCGAAAGGCAAGACATTCAGCTACTTCCACAATTACATGTTTTGACTGAAGCCCCCATCTGGAAGGCCAAAAATCCATTAGGTTTGTGAAAAGAAATATCCAATACTGCACCCATCATTTCAATTAGAAAGGGGCATTGGCTTTCACATTTGGCACCTGATTAAACATCCTGCCCACTTCACACTTGGATGTCTATCAGTTGACAAATTCCTATTCATCCCTCAAAATATTCACCTAATTTTTAGCATCCATGAATTTCACCGAAGCTGATTCACTGGGGGATAAGGACAACATAACCAAACCTAGAAAGGAGATCTTACAAACTAGTAGTTAAAGGGAAATGTAAGTAGGGTGACCATacccattttccacatgaagtgTATTGGCTTTAACTTTTGACCACCCTCTggctcttgttttccttttagggCAAATGCATTAAGGGGACTAGTCATTCACCTAAGCAGTGATGCTTTAACTAACTCAGGGGCTGAGGAGATGGGCTGAGATTTGTGACTCCTCAACCTTGCTTCTAGTATAGCCTTAGGTCTTCACTAAAGTGTCATAATCTCTACCCCTTACCCTGCTTTACCTTAATGGCAGTGATGGCAAAGGCTATTTTCCGCCGCCCATCGATGTTGGTGTTGAGTACTCGCAAAATGTGCTGGAACTTCTCAGGAATCACTAAAGACTAGAAGTACGGGGGAGAAGTCAGACACCATGAGCTCTATCAACCCAAAAGGTCGCTAAGGCAAAGTCACCATCTCCAACAGGTATGTTAAGCTTGCCACACGCCGAGTCCCGACCCCCTCCCCTCTTAGAAGTTGGGCACACAACTCCTCAGACAGCGGGAATACGGAAACGCTCAAGCGTGGGAAAATGCCAGCCTCCGGCAACAGGACGCACACTGGCGGTTCCCAAAAGGGTACTCCGAGTGGTGCGGGCCAGAAGTCCCCACACACGCCTAAACCTTGGCAACGTTCATGTGCCGGGGCAATGACCCTTCCGTGAGCCCTGCTCCCCAGAACTCAAAGTTTCTGGTCGTCCCTTCCCAAGGGTGCGATCCAGGGCTCCACATACAAAGTTGCAGGCCCCCAATCTAGGGTGTTCTCGATGTCCCGACAGCAAAGCCTCCCCGTCCCGGTTCCGATGTCGCTGGATCCCAGCGCGGATCCCTGTCTTACCATGGCGGCGGCACCAGCGGCGGCGTGTAGGCCTCCTGTGGAAGAGAGAGCGGAAGTGACGTTATTCTCTTATATAGCTTCTCGGCGGAAGAGGCGGATCCATATGGCCTCAGCGCTTCCGGAAACTGCTTCCGCGGGAGTTGACTTCGCAGAGTCCGTATTGGGTGCTGCAACTTCCGGTGCAGTCCTCCTTTCGGTCCCGAATTCCCGGGTACGCGGACGGCAAAGGTTCCGGTGTGAGATTGTGCTGGAGACGTTCGTATTTCCATTTGCCCTCCGGTGTGGTGGCCAGGGCTGAAAGAGGACGACTGGAGCCGAACAATTTAACTAGAATACCTGGGAATACGGTCTCTCTAGAGGAGAAACTCCGGGACTTGTAGTTTTACCTCAGGAGACAGACTGACTGACAGCTGCCGGAAGTGAGGCTACGGGGAATGGCAGCCGCGGAGACCATGGCGGCTGCTGCCCGCGAGCTGGTGTTGAGGGCTGGGACCTCAgatatggaggaggaagagggcccGCTGGTGAGAGCGCCCTGCTGTTTGTCCTCTGTAGTCTCGTCCAGTCATCCCTGCCGCAGAACGGACCCTGCTGTGTTCAGGCCCAAGGGATGAAATCAGCTCACCTGCTACCGGCGATGCTACTTGTTTGGCTCGCATTGGTTTTCCTTGGGATGGGACCTGAGCTTCAGCGGggaccagagtggctgaaactcAGGTTCCCGGGACACGGTTTTCAGTTCCCAttcacttatttctttctttagtggAATAAAGAATATAGATAGAGAACATGGCCTCTGGGACCAGACTAGTTTTGCCACTTACACGCTGTGTGTCTTGGGCAAGTAAAATAGCCTCCCTTTGCTACCACTTTCTACATCCATAAAGTGAGAAGATATTAGGACAGACCAGATAGGTTTTCGCTATGATTAGATGGATGAGTAGATGACATACAGGCATATACCCTATGTTAGCTGTCAATTCTTGAAAGTCAGAGAGGCTCCTCAGATATAACAGGACACTTGACATAACAGGAGTCTGAGTGTTCTAAACTGCCCTGGGCAAATTTCTGATTTTCCTCATTTGAGCACCACAAGTCTTCATGAATTGCCTTCTTGATTTATTCCCTAGCAATTAGCCCAAAGTAATAGATTGAGTACCCTATAAGAATTAGATCTTTTTTCACTCACTACTTTTGGTTCTCCAATAAGAACACTCTTGTCTGAAGAATAGCCCCATTATATTCTGttctctctatataaatataCCCCTTCCATTAACCTGTCC
This window encodes:
- the B3galt4 gene encoding beta-1,3-galactosyltransferase 4, encoding MMGVGGARHQSGSSLVGSRSLPGNRPGGPGRAWHLDTSAPCPRPPILIPPGFLDIGIRQHGAGLRPLTAPSFQTDFAMPLSLFRRLLLASLLLVMLWALFGPSGVGEELLSLSLASFLPAPASPGPPLDLPRLLIPNQEVCQVPGAPPFLLILVCSAPGNVNQRNAIRASWGGLQEARGLRVQTLFLLGEPDPQQGSDLARESEAKRDILQAAFQDSYRNLTLKTLSGLNWAAKHCPAARYVLKTDDDVYVNVPELVSELILRGGPPERRDRGLEPHKKEQQEGQDSSEKVPLLYLGRVHWRASPSRTPGGRHRVSEEQWPDTWGPFPPYASGTGYVLSASAVQLILKVASGAPPLPLEDVFVGVSARRGGLTPTHSVKLAGATHYPLDRCCYGKFLLTSHKLDPWKMQEAWKLVHGLHKERTAPFCSWLQGFLGILRCRFIAWLHS
- the Rps18 gene encoding 40S ribosomal protein S18 translates to MSLVIPEKFQHILRVLNTNIDGRRKIAFAITAIKGVGRRYAHVVLRKADIDLTKRAGELTEDEVERVITIMQNPRQYKIPDWFLNRQKDVKDGKYSQVLANGLDNKLREDLERLKKIRAHRGLRHFWGLRVRGQHTKTTGRRGRTVGVSKKK